The Lysobacter capsici genome has a segment encoding these proteins:
- a CDS encoding inorganic phosphate transporter — translation MLTLVIVVVLAALIFEYVNGFHDTANSIATVVATKVLSPMQAVILAASTNLIGALWGTAVAKTIASGLIDAGVVEVGSQLLLCALLGGIIWNLITWWLGLPSSSSHALIGGLCGAAVAASSNNWHAVVWSHPAEPIWKSAGVLWKVIVPMFTSPVLGFAAGFLVMGVLFALISFMARSGGILRRLARPRWVNGFFGKAQLLSAAGMGFAHGMNDAQKTMGIIALALISAQAAGTLDNLPGWLAFLHPSPEAIANNDIDTWIKLTCAVVMAAGTAAGGWRIIKTLGHKLVKLHPIHGFAAETSAATVIMFASSLGIPVSTTHNISAAIMGVGTAKRFNSIKWTVVEKMIWAWILTIPAAGGIAYGLFELMRFLGWI, via the coding sequence ATGCTTACGCTCGTCATCGTGGTAGTGCTGGCCGCGCTGATCTTCGAATACGTCAACGGCTTCCACGACACCGCCAACTCGATCGCCACCGTGGTCGCGACCAAGGTGCTCTCGCCGATGCAGGCGGTGATCCTGGCCGCCTCGACCAATCTGATCGGCGCGCTGTGGGGCACCGCGGTGGCCAAGACCATCGCCTCGGGCCTGATCGACGCCGGCGTGGTCGAAGTCGGTTCGCAGCTGCTGCTGTGCGCGCTGCTCGGCGGCATCATCTGGAACCTGATCACCTGGTGGCTGGGCCTGCCGTCCTCGTCCTCGCACGCCTTGATCGGCGGCCTGTGCGGCGCGGCGGTCGCGGCCTCGTCGAACAACTGGCACGCGGTAGTCTGGTCGCATCCGGCCGAACCGATCTGGAAGAGCGCCGGCGTGCTGTGGAAGGTGATCGTGCCGATGTTCACCTCCCCGGTGCTCGGCTTCGCCGCCGGTTTCCTGGTGATGGGCGTGCTGTTCGCGCTGATCTCGTTCATGGCCCGCAGCGGCGGCATCCTGCGCCGGCTGGCGCGGCCGCGCTGGGTCAACGGCTTCTTCGGCAAGGCGCAGCTGCTCAGCGCCGCCGGCATGGGCTTCGCCCACGGCATGAACGATGCGCAGAAGACCATGGGCATCATCGCCCTGGCCCTGATCAGCGCGCAGGCCGCCGGCACCCTGGACAACCTGCCGGGCTGGCTGGCGTTCCTGCATCCTTCGCCCGAAGCGATCGCCAACAACGACATCGACACCTGGATCAAGCTGACCTGCGCGGTGGTGATGGCCGCCGGCACCGCCGCGGGCGGCTGGCGCATCATCAAGACCCTGGGCCACAAGCTGGTCAAGCTGCACCCGATCCACGGCTTCGCCGCCGAGACCAGCGCCGCGACGGTGATCATGTTCGCCTCCTCGCTGGGCATCCCGGTGTCGACCACCCACAACATCTCCGCCGCGATCATGGGCGTGGGCACGGCCAAGCGTTTCAACTCGATCAAGTGGACCGTGGTCGAGAAGATGATCTGGGCGTGGATTCTTACGATTCCGGCGGCGGGCGGTATCGCTTATGGGTTGTTCGAGTTGATGCGGTTCTTGGGGTGGATTTGA
- a CDS encoding rhomboid family intramembrane serine protease yields the protein MFSSIPSITRRLLIANVVVFVLQSLLGLSESTHAWPSWFELWPWVPSQFVVDGPGFMPWQLLTSGFMHGNIGHLVFNMLALVMFGASLEYHWGARRYAIYYFVCLIGSALLQLLFASIAIYEGQLYVTLGASGAIYGLLLAYGMLFPNRRVTLLPFPIVLKARTLVIIYALASVFYGVFTTGTGVAHFAHLGGMIVGWMVIRYWRKYPPKNGGGGNSDAARRDARMRELRERRKASKLRVVK from the coding sequence ATGTTTTCCAGTATCCCGTCGATCACCCGCCGACTGTTGATCGCCAATGTCGTCGTATTCGTCCTGCAATCCCTGTTGGGACTGAGCGAGTCCACCCACGCCTGGCCGTCGTGGTTCGAGCTGTGGCCGTGGGTACCGTCGCAGTTCGTAGTCGACGGCCCGGGCTTCATGCCGTGGCAGTTGCTGACCTCGGGTTTCATGCACGGCAACATCGGCCATCTGGTGTTCAACATGCTCGCGCTGGTGATGTTCGGCGCGTCGCTGGAATACCACTGGGGCGCAAGACGCTATGCGATCTATTACTTCGTCTGCCTGATCGGTTCGGCGTTGCTGCAACTGCTGTTCGCGTCGATCGCGATCTACGAGGGCCAGCTGTATGTGACCCTGGGCGCGTCCGGCGCGATCTACGGCCTGTTGCTCGCCTACGGCATGTTGTTCCCCAATCGCCGCGTCACCCTGCTGCCGTTCCCTATCGTGCTCAAGGCGCGCACCCTGGTGATCATCTACGCGCTGGCGTCGGTGTTCTACGGCGTGTTCACCACCGGTACCGGCGTGGCCCATTTCGCCCATCTGGGCGGGATGATCGTGGGCTGGATGGTGATCCGCTACTGGCGCAAGTACCCGCCGAAGAACGGCGGTGGCGGCAACAGCGACGCCGCCCGCCGCGATGCGCGGATGCGCGAACTGCGCGAGCGCAGAAAGGCGTCCAAGTTGCGGGTGGTGAAGTAA
- a CDS encoding DUF47 domain-containing protein, with translation MFSLQTIFGQGNQFYTLLEEAAVAAHDSTKALHGMLKAADRQPALDAFKLARQREREASDKISQELVDSFITPIEREDIESLSTALYKIPKQVEKFADRYSLATRHLEHIDFAPRAAMLEQAAEVVVKMVHQLRHLKLEPMKALNDQLRALENEADRLMLELYRDIYSGQLDNLQMFLLKEFFEILEKAIDRCREAGVVAYQIVLKNS, from the coding sequence ATGTTTTCCCTGCAGACCATTTTCGGCCAAGGCAACCAGTTCTATACCCTGCTCGAGGAGGCCGCCGTCGCCGCCCACGACAGCACCAAGGCCCTGCACGGCATGCTCAAGGCCGCCGACCGCCAGCCCGCGCTGGACGCGTTCAAGCTCGCCCGCCAGCGTGAGCGCGAGGCCTCCGACAAGATCAGCCAGGAGCTGGTCGACAGCTTCATCACCCCGATCGAGCGCGAGGACATCGAGTCGCTGAGCACCGCGCTGTACAAGATCCCCAAGCAGGTCGAGAAGTTCGCCGACCGCTATTCGCTGGCCACCCGCCACCTGGAACACATCGACTTCGCGCCGCGCGCGGCGATGCTGGAGCAGGCCGCCGAGGTCGTGGTCAAGATGGTCCACCAGCTGCGCCATCTCAAGCTCGAGCCGATGAAGGCGCTCAACGACCAGCTGCGCGCGCTGGAGAACGAGGCCGACCGGCTGATGCTGGAGCTGTACCGCGACATCTATTCCGGCCAACTCGACAACCTGCAGATGTTCTTGCTGAAGGAGTTCTTCGAGATCCTGGAAAAGGCGATCGACCGCTGCCGCGAGGCCGGCGTGGTCGCCTACCAGATCGTCCTGAAAAATTCCTGA
- a CDS encoding exopolysaccharide biosynthesis protein: protein MTAAADRGPEDEGGGERGRDRARRGDVHEAGTRALLDAIVAGDPDEVVKFGDVFNGLGNRSFGMLLFVSTLPAFIPIPGVGGAISGPLVVLVGLQLLIGLRRPWLPGFIARRGPHRSAMAKFRNLLAPWLTRLERFVSPRATALLDHRAANAFTGLLLVLLGILLSLPIPFTNFLFGALLLLFAFALLERDGKLMGIAWVAGVIAVAVFGVLSGSLAQAAAEWIALARAKLG from the coding sequence ATGACGGCAGCGGCTGACCGCGGGCCTGAGGACGAGGGCGGCGGCGAGCGTGGCCGCGACCGCGCGCGTCGCGGCGACGTCCACGAGGCCGGCACCCGCGCCCTGCTCGACGCCATCGTCGCCGGCGATCCGGACGAGGTGGTCAAGTTCGGCGACGTGTTCAACGGCCTGGGCAACCGCTCGTTCGGCATGCTGCTGTTCGTCTCCACCCTGCCCGCCTTCATCCCGATCCCGGGCGTGGGCGGCGCGATCAGCGGCCCGCTGGTGGTGCTGGTCGGCCTGCAACTGCTGATCGGCCTGCGCCGGCCGTGGCTGCCGGGCTTCATCGCCCGGCGCGGCCCGCACCGCAGCGCGATGGCCAAGTTCCGCAATCTGCTGGCGCCGTGGCTGACCCGGCTGGAACGTTTCGTCAGCCCGCGCGCGACCGCGCTGCTCGATCATCGCGCCGCCAATGCGTTCACCGGTTTGCTGCTGGTGCTGCTCGGCATCCTGCTGTCGCTGCCGATCCCGTTCACCAATTTCCTGTTCGGCGCGTTGCTGCTGTTGTTCGCGTTCGCGCTGCTGGAACGCGACGGCAAGCTGATGGGCATCGCCTGGGTCGCCGGGGTGATCGCGGTGGCGGTGTTCGGCGTGCTGTCGGGCAGCCTGGCGCAGGCGGCGGCGGAGTGGATTGCGTTGGCTCGGGCGAAGTTGGGCTGA
- a CDS encoding MGMT family protein: protein MDSETAAKRIRAAIRAIPKGEVAGYGEVARRAGLPGRARLVARLLSENDDPKLPWHRVLRSDGRIALPEGSKGYREQCQRLRAEGVTVENGRVRGQRAAPTVDAQIWGPPDD from the coding sequence ATGGACAGCGAAACTGCCGCCAAACGCATCCGCGCCGCGATCCGCGCCATTCCCAAGGGCGAAGTCGCCGGTTACGGCGAGGTCGCGCGCCGCGCCGGACTGCCCGGCCGCGCGCGCCTGGTCGCGCGCCTGCTCAGCGAAAACGACGACCCCAAACTGCCCTGGCACCGGGTCCTGCGCTCGGACGGCCGGATCGCGCTGCCGGAAGGCTCCAAAGGCTATCGCGAGCAATGCCAGCGGCTGCGCGCGGAAGGGGTGACGGTCGAAAACGGCCGGGTCCGCGGCCAGCGCGCGGCGCCGACGGTGGACGCGCAGATATGGGGCCCGCCGGACGACTGA
- a CDS encoding hemolysin family protein codes for MLELLIVMALIVLNAFFAMSEMALMTSRKLRLKQMADNPTHPSRGARMALQLAEHPDNLLSTVQVGITAIGVLTGTFGGESIGLAIAGWIGGIFPGAAEYARTIGIGTAVTLITAASVIFGELIPKRLALTNPEKIASSVAIVLAGLARFAKPVVATLGAINRLVLRLLGIKDDARSEISEEEIRLLVSESHEQGVIDADERKMMNRVLSLGDRTTDSLMTPRTRITWLDASASIEDNLAAMRESPFSRFPVYRGSDQDVLGVLEAKSLLRNLGVGNLPDLFGQLTEALFVSESTHALKLLEIFREEQQSLALVVDEYGDVTGLITVNDLMGAVIGRVQTAESDDQAGPVVQREDGSYLIDGALPVEELREVLGGGRLPNEDEHDFHTVAGMVIAHFGRIPHVGEYFAWSGWRIEVIDLDGPRIDKLLLQRQLPKPAESTDDDGSG; via the coding sequence ATGCTGGAACTACTGATCGTCATGGCCCTGATCGTCCTCAACGCCTTCTTCGCGATGTCGGAGATGGCGCTGATGACCTCGCGCAAGCTGCGCCTGAAGCAGATGGCCGACAACCCGACCCACCCCAGCCGCGGCGCCCGCATGGCCCTGCAGCTGGCCGAACACCCCGACAACCTGCTGTCGACCGTGCAGGTGGGCATCACCGCGATCGGCGTGCTGACCGGCACCTTCGGCGGCGAGTCGATCGGCCTGGCGATCGCCGGCTGGATCGGCGGCATCTTCCCGGGCGCGGCCGAGTACGCGCGCACCATCGGCATCGGCACCGCGGTCACCCTGATCACCGCCGCCAGCGTGATCTTCGGCGAGCTGATCCCCAAGCGGCTGGCCCTGACCAATCCGGAAAAGATCGCCAGTTCCGTGGCGATCGTGCTGGCCGGGCTGGCCCGCTTCGCCAAGCCGGTCGTCGCCACCCTGGGCGCGATCAATCGCCTGGTGCTGCGCCTGCTCGGGATCAAGGACGACGCGCGCAGCGAGATCAGCGAAGAAGAGATCCGTCTGCTGGTCAGCGAAAGCCACGAGCAGGGCGTGATCGACGCCGACGAACGCAAGATGATGAATCGCGTGCTCAGCCTCGGCGATCGCACCACCGACAGCCTGATGACGCCGCGCACCCGCATCACCTGGCTCGACGCCAGCGCTTCGATCGAGGACAACCTCGCGGCGATGCGCGAATCGCCGTTCTCGCGCTTCCCGGTCTACCGCGGCAGCGATCAGGACGTGCTCGGCGTGCTCGAGGCCAAGTCGCTGCTGCGCAACCTGGGCGTGGGCAATCTGCCGGACCTGTTCGGCCAGCTGACCGAAGCCTTGTTCGTGTCCGAATCCACCCACGCGCTCAAGCTGCTGGAAATCTTCCGCGAGGAACAGCAGTCGCTGGCGCTGGTGGTCGACGAATACGGCGACGTGACCGGGCTGATCACCGTCAACGACCTGATGGGCGCGGTGATCGGCCGGGTCCAGACCGCCGAGTCCGACGATCAGGCCGGGCCGGTGGTGCAGCGCGAGGACGGCTCGTATCTGATCGACGGCGCGCTGCCGGTGGAGGAACTGCGCGAAGTGCTCGGCGGCGGACGCCTGCCGAACGAGGACGAGCACGACTTCCACACCGTCGCCGGCATGGTGATCGCCCACTTCGGCCGGATTCCGCACGTCGGCGAGTATTTCGCCTGGAGCGGCTGGCGGATCGAGGTGATCGACCTGGACGGCCCGCGCATCGACAAGCTGCTGCTGCAGCGGCAACTGCCCAAGCCCGCCGAGTCCACCGACGATGACGGCAGCGGCTGA